From the genome of Nitrosopumilus sp., one region includes:
- a CDS encoding alcohol dehydrogenase catalytic domain-containing protein produces the protein MKTASVKEPSVISVDETENPKLSSGEILVQMQACGICGSDLEKVFGNYGQPSMRLGHEPSGIILAVGSDVTKFKSGDRVFTHHHVPCYDCHLCRHGNETMCKKYSETNLSPCGLSEEYVVPEWSVSHGGVLKIPDAISYQEAAMIEPLACCVRSWTKYAYSEGDSVAIFGVGPTGMMHVMLAHAKKFSKIFCFDINNFRLDFAKKFNITESINSTDEKRKQKILDQTDGMGVDVAIVATSSLRALEDAIDMVRKGGAVMMFGVPSKGAMLNMDMSKIYAKEITLVTSYAASDKDTKEALDLLTSSKIDVKQLITHTYSIGDTQKAFDHARSGDNAMKIIITK, from the coding sequence ATGAAAACCGCGTCTGTCAAGGAACCGTCTGTCATCTCTGTGGATGAAACAGAAAACCCCAAGCTTAGTTCTGGTGAAATTCTGGTACAGATGCAGGCTTGTGGGATATGCGGATCTGATTTAGAAAAGGTATTTGGCAATTATGGACAACCCTCGATGCGTTTGGGTCATGAACCGTCTGGAATTATTTTGGCTGTGGGTTCAGACGTGACCAAATTCAAGAGTGGCGACCGGGTGTTTACTCACCATCACGTCCCTTGTTATGACTGTCACTTGTGTCGTCACGGAAACGAAACAATGTGTAAAAAATATTCTGAAACCAACTTGTCTCCATGTGGCCTTTCAGAGGAATACGTGGTTCCTGAATGGAGCGTCTCGCATGGAGGCGTTTTAAAAATTCCTGACGCTATAAGCTATCAAGAAGCTGCAATGATTGAACCGTTGGCCTGCTGTGTCCGATCTTGGACAAAGTATGCATACAGCGAAGGTGACTCTGTTGCCATCTTTGGCGTGGGTCCTACTGGCATGATGCATGTCATGCTGGCACATGCCAAGAAATTCTCAAAAATCTTTTGCTTTGACATCAATAATTTCAGATTGGATTTCGCTAAAAAATTTAACATCACTGAATCCATTAATTCTACAGACGAAAAAAGAAAACAAAAGATTCTTGATCAAACTGATGGCATGGGTGTGGATGTGGCAATTGTTGCTACTAGCAGTCTCCGGGCATTGGAGGATGCTATAGACATGGTTCGAAAGGGCGGTGCCGTAATGATGTTTGGTGTTCCGTCAAAAGGCGCAATGCTGAATATGGACATGAGTAAAATTTATGCAAAAGAAATTACTCTGGTTACAAGCTATGCCGCATCTGACAAGGACACGAAAGAAGCACTTGATCTTTTGACGTCCTCAAAAATTGACGTAAAGCAACTGATTACTCACACATATTCTATCGGTGATACACAAAAGGCATTTGATCATGCGCGAAGCGGTGACAATGCAATGAAAATAATCATTACAAAATAA
- the lsrF gene encoding 3-hydroxy-5-phosphonooxypentane-2,4-dione thiolase, producing MLQNRRDMDWGLQNRLSKIIKPGNNRALMLAVDHGYFLGPTEKLENPKKVIAPILKYCDSLMVTRGVQRASVSAKSDTPMVLRVSGGSSIIGDDLSQEDITVSMEEAIRLNASAVAMSIFVGSKYEYQTIVNLGKLVNEAEKYGIPVLAVTAVGKELGKDARYLSLACRVAAEQGAHIVKTYYCDNFEKVVQSCPVPIIVAGGKKIPERDALQLTFNSIKAGAVGVDMGRNIWQSEHPVAMIQAARSIIHNNSTVDQAYSLYKKLAANDSNKSKKNTNQNKSKKPNNPNQNKSKKPNNPNQNKSKKPNNPNQNKSKKPNNPNQNKPASTPSNKPDVTTKK from the coding sequence ATGCTTCAAAATCGAAGAGATATGGACTGGGGATTACAAAACAGACTTTCTAAAATAATTAAACCTGGCAATAATCGCGCATTAATGTTGGCAGTAGACCACGGATATTTTCTTGGCCCTACTGAAAAATTAGAGAATCCAAAAAAAGTCATTGCTCCAATCTTGAAATACTGTGACTCTTTGATGGTTACAAGAGGTGTTCAAAGAGCATCCGTTTCTGCAAAATCTGACACCCCTATGGTACTACGTGTGTCTGGGGGCTCTAGTATTATTGGCGATGACCTGTCTCAGGAAGATATTACGGTCTCCATGGAAGAGGCAATCAGGCTAAATGCAAGTGCTGTTGCAATGTCAATTTTTGTCGGTTCAAAATATGAATATCAAACTATCGTGAATTTGGGTAAATTAGTCAATGAGGCTGAAAAATACGGAATTCCTGTTTTAGCAGTCACTGCAGTTGGCAAGGAATTAGGAAAGGATGCACGATATCTTTCTTTGGCATGTAGAGTTGCAGCTGAACAGGGTGCACACATTGTCAAAACATACTATTGCGATAATTTTGAAAAAGTTGTTCAATCATGCCCTGTTCCAATTATTGTAGCAGGCGGAAAGAAGATTCCTGAAAGGGATGCGTTACAATTGACATTCAATTCAATCAAGGCAGGCGCCGTAGGAGTTGACATGGGCAGAAACATTTGGCAATCAGAACATCCGGTTGCCATGATTCAGGCAGCAAGATCCATAATTCACAACAATTCCACTGTTGATCAGGCCTACAGTCTTTACAAAAAATTGGCTGCAAATGATTCTAACAAATCTAAGAAGAATACTAATCAGAACAAGTCCAAGAAACCAAACAACCCTAATCAGAACAAGTCCAAGAAACCAAACAACCCTAATCAGAACAAGTCCAAGAAACCAAACAACCCTAATCAGAACAAGTCCAAGAAACCAAACAACCCTAATCAGAACAAACCTGCTTCAACACCTTCAAACAAACCTGACGTTACTACTAAAAAATAA
- the ilvB gene encoding biosynthetic-type acetolactate synthase large subunit — MNEMETMTGAKALMTAMEKEGVKQVFGLPGGANLPIYDEFARCDIRHILVRHEQSAAHMADGFGRVSRKPGVCFATSGPGATNILTGIATAQADSAPMIAVTGQVPVHMIGKDAFQESDIIGMANPVVKYAFQPRSAADVPEVVKKGFFIAESGRPGPVLIDVPKDVQTGEAPMDFPDEFKIQGYHPWGDPDVVNVQRAIDMLLHAEKPIILAGGGAIISSAFAELQAVAETLMLPVVSTFKGKGAFPETHPLSLGPIGMHGHAEANKMMAEADCVLAIGTRFSDRSIGTIEAFEKRLKIIHMDVDPAEIGKNQNAQIAVVGDVKVNLRVMVKLLLQKAIKKNDESPWVKHVKETKAYWKENLKIHPGEMGAAKILRKLRQLLPKESIVTTEVGQHQMWASLFYDVIQPGTFFSSTGLGTMGWGFPAAIGAKVAKPDVPVVDIAGDGSFSMTENSLATAVLEDIPVIVFILNNSTLGMVAQWQRTFYDRRMIGVEQHGCPDYVKLAESYGAQGIRAQSMDELDKAIKNALSSDVATVIDIPIDPEEDVLPFVAPGTSLSEMILPS, encoded by the coding sequence ATGAATGAAATGGAAACTATGACAGGTGCAAAGGCCTTGATGACGGCCATGGAAAAAGAAGGCGTCAAGCAAGTATTTGGGTTACCTGGAGGCGCGAATCTCCCAATATATGACGAATTTGCACGTTGCGATATAAGACACATCTTGGTCAGACATGAGCAGTCAGCTGCACATATGGCCGATGGATTTGGAAGGGTAAGCAGAAAACCTGGAGTTTGTTTTGCTACTTCTGGTCCTGGGGCCACAAATATCTTGACCGGAATTGCCACTGCGCAAGCTGACTCTGCACCGATGATTGCAGTTACCGGACAGGTACCTGTTCACATGATAGGCAAAGATGCGTTTCAGGAAAGTGACATTATAGGAATGGCAAATCCCGTTGTAAAATATGCGTTTCAACCACGTTCTGCTGCTGATGTTCCAGAAGTTGTAAAAAAAGGATTTTTCATTGCAGAGAGCGGAAGACCTGGACCCGTACTCATTGACGTTCCAAAAGACGTTCAAACCGGTGAGGCTCCAATGGATTTTCCAGACGAATTTAAGATTCAAGGATATCATCCATGGGGTGATCCAGATGTTGTCAATGTGCAAAGAGCAATTGACATGCTACTTCATGCTGAAAAACCAATTATTCTAGCTGGTGGCGGTGCCATCATTTCATCGGCGTTTGCTGAATTGCAAGCAGTAGCTGAAACCCTCATGCTTCCAGTGGTCTCTACATTCAAAGGAAAGGGTGCATTCCCTGAAACTCATCCGTTGTCCCTGGGTCCGATTGGAATGCATGGACATGCAGAAGCAAACAAGATGATGGCAGAAGCTGATTGTGTTTTGGCAATCGGAACCAGATTTTCAGACAGGTCAATAGGAACCATTGAGGCTTTTGAAAAGCGATTAAAAATTATTCATATGGACGTTGATCCTGCAGAGATTGGAAAAAATCAAAACGCTCAGATTGCTGTTGTCGGCGATGTCAAGGTAAATCTTAGGGTGATGGTAAAGCTGCTTTTGCAAAAGGCAATCAAAAAGAACGATGAAAGTCCTTGGGTAAAACATGTCAAAGAGACAAAGGCATACTGGAAAGAAAACCTTAAGATTCATCCTGGCGAAATGGGTGCGGCAAAAATTTTACGCAAGCTTCGTCAATTGCTTCCCAAAGAATCAATCGTAACCACCGAGGTGGGGCAGCATCAGATGTGGGCATCATTGTTTTATGACGTAATTCAGCCTGGCACTTTCTTCAGTTCTACTGGACTTGGTACGATGGGTTGGGGATTTCCTGCTGCTATTGGTGCCAAGGTTGCAAAACCTGATGTTCCTGTGGTGGATATAGCAGGCGATGGAAGCTTTAGCATGACTGAGAACTCTCTTGCAACGGCTGTCCTGGAGGACATTCCGGTAATCGTATTTATCTTAAACAACTCAACATTGGGCATGGTCGCACAATGGCAAAGAACCTTCTATGATAGAAGAATGATTGGCGTAGAACAGCATGGCTGTCCTGATTATGTTAAACTAGCAGAGTCTTACGGGGCTCAGGGTATTCGTGCACAGTCCATGGACGAGCTTGACAAGGCAATCAAGAATGCATTGAGCAGCGACGTGGCGACAGTCATTGACATCCCAATTGATCCTGAGGAAGACGTATTGCCCTTTGTAGCTCCTGGAACTTCTCTATCGGAAATGATCTTACCCTCTTAG
- the ilvN gene encoding acetolactate synthase small subunit, which translates to MWAILSILAENKPGILFKVTHLFRARNFNIDSISVGITENPEYSKMTITTYGDEKQIAQVVKQLDKMIDTVKVERLDEQKTVFRELCLFKIKLSNANDSMEVNKLANAYGGKVHDVKSDSLMVELSATPEQIKAFEELATPFGILDVARTGVAALQRSGA; encoded by the coding sequence ATGTGGGCAATTCTTTCTATTCTAGCTGAAAACAAACCTGGAATCTTGTTTAAGGTAACTCATTTGTTCAGGGCCCGAAACTTCAACATTGACAGTATCTCCGTAGGGATTACTGAAAATCCTGAATATTCTAAAATGACAATCACCACGTATGGCGATGAAAAGCAAATTGCTCAGGTGGTAAAGCAGCTTGACAAGATGATTGATACTGTAAAGGTTGAGCGTTTGGACGAGCAAAAGACGGTGTTTCGTGAACTTTGTCTCTTTAAGATAAAGCTAAGCAATGCCAATGACAGCATGGAAGTTAACAAGCTGGCAAATGCATATGGTGGCAAAGTACATGACGTAAAGTCTGACTCTCTGATGGTGGAGCTGTCTGCAACTCCCGAACAGATAAAGGCATTTGAGGAACTGGCAACGCCATTTGGAATCCTTGACGTTGCAAGAACCGGGGTTGCCGCCTTGCAACGGAGCGGAGCATGA
- a CDS encoding 2-isopropylmalate synthase has product MNVRIFDTTLRDGEQTVGVSLSPDQKLSIAKKLDELGVDAIEAGFPVISEGELKAVKMITSEGLSCEIAGLTRTIKKDIDAAVDAGLNYVHTFIATSDIHLKHKLKMTREQALEKAVEAVEYGKSRGLQVEFSAEDATRTDREFLKKVFGEVAKAKADRVNIPDTVGYCTPEYMAELTRDTIEVTKLPVSVHCHNDFGLAVANALAGIHVGAACAHVTINGIGERAGNASLEELSMALQCLPYEQKYETHVKSQLIYDTSRYVSKIVGIKVQPNKAIVGDNAFGHESGIHTHGVLSNPLTYEPISPELVGRTRSLRIGKHAGIHGMNAMLAKFGVTTTEEQSKQILEKIKVLGDQGKQITDVELLAIASNVLGEKGIKRIVQLAGFSVSTGIGTMPHAIVKLNIDGKEFIGTDYGVGPVDAALNAIQKITGQVSELRITDYGLASISGGSAALCEVTVRIEDAHGNHVSSKSVGEDIVTTSVQAVIDGTNRIMLKKTLKDK; this is encoded by the coding sequence ATGAATGTCCGAATATTTGACACTACTCTAAGGGACGGGGAGCAAACAGTTGGTGTTTCCCTATCTCCAGATCAGAAATTGTCCATTGCAAAAAAGCTTGACGAACTAGGTGTTGACGCAATTGAAGCTGGGTTTCCGGTAATCTCTGAAGGTGAGCTAAAGGCAGTAAAGATGATTACTTCTGAAGGACTATCTTGTGAGATTGCAGGATTGACCAGAACCATCAAGAAGGACATTGATGCCGCAGTTGATGCGGGATTGAACTATGTTCACACATTTATCGCAACTTCTGACATTCACTTGAAGCACAAGCTCAAGATGACTAGGGAGCAGGCACTTGAAAAGGCAGTAGAGGCAGTAGAGTACGGAAAGTCCAGGGGGTTGCAAGTTGAATTCTCAGCTGAAGATGCGACCCGTACAGACCGGGAATTTCTAAAAAAGGTGTTTGGAGAAGTCGCAAAAGCAAAGGCTGACCGGGTAAATATCCCTGATACTGTGGGATACTGCACTCCTGAATACATGGCAGAACTGACTCGTGACACAATTGAGGTGACAAAGCTTCCTGTCAGCGTTCACTGTCACAATGACTTTGGATTGGCTGTTGCAAACGCATTGGCAGGAATTCATGTGGGAGCTGCGTGCGCGCATGTCACAATCAACGGAATAGGGGAGCGTGCCGGAAACGCATCATTGGAAGAACTTTCAATGGCATTGCAGTGTCTTCCCTACGAGCAAAAATATGAAACCCATGTCAAATCACAATTAATCTATGACACCTCAAGATACGTCTCAAAAATAGTGGGAATCAAGGTTCAGCCAAATAAGGCAATAGTAGGTGACAATGCGTTTGGACACGAGTCTGGAATACATACTCACGGCGTGCTGAGCAATCCCCTTACGTACGAACCAATCAGTCCGGAACTGGTGGGAAGAACCAGAAGTCTTCGCATCGGAAAGCATGCTGGAATTCACGGAATGAATGCAATGCTTGCAAAGTTTGGCGTCACAACGACTGAAGAGCAATCAAAACAGATTCTTGAAAAGATTAAGGTGCTAGGTGATCAGGGAAAGCAAATCACCGATGTGGAACTATTGGCAATCGCAAGCAATGTCTTGGGAGAAAAGGGAATCAAGAGGATTGTTCAGCTGGCAGGATTTTCAGTATCTACTGGAATAGGAACCATGCCGCATGCAATTGTAAAGCTAAATATTGACGGAAAGGAGTTTATCGGAACTGATTACGGCGTAGGTCCAGTTGATGCGGCACTAAATGCCATCCAAAAGATTACCGGACAGGTATCGGAGCTTCGAATTACGGACTATGGGTTGGCATCAATCAGTGGAGGCTCTGCTGCGCTCTGTGAGGTGACAGTGCGCATTGAAGATGCCCATGGAAATCATGTATCCTCAAAGTCCGTAGGTGAGGACATTGTAACTACCAGCGTTCAGGCAGTCATTGACGGAACCAACAGAATCATGCTCAAAAAGACGCTTAAAGACAAGTAA
- a CDS encoding 3-isopropylmalate dehydrogenase, with protein sequence MYKISLITGDGIGPELSESAVSVLNTIHDKLDLKFDITRLSAGDKALAETGKALPDDAVTAIKNSDVCLKAPVGESAADVIVVLRRMLDLYANIRPSKSYPHMPALRDDIDMVIVRENTEDLYIGKEFSLGDSAVALRVISEAASKRIAKYAFESATQRNNIKKVTCVHKSNVMRVTDGLFARACTEVSLDYPEIKFEEMYVDACAMNLIRQPEKFDVVVTTNLFGDILSDESSQVVGGLGMAPAANIGDDFALFEPVHGAAFDIAGQNIANPSSFLLSIKMMLDWLGGKYDDSKCIEVGQKLESTIFDLVKSGVKTKDIGGDASTAEFTKHITDNL encoded by the coding sequence ATGTACAAAATTTCATTAATTACTGGTGACGGGATAGGTCCTGAACTGTCTGAATCCGCAGTATCTGTATTAAATACAATTCATGATAAATTGGATTTAAAATTTGATATCACAAGATTGTCTGCAGGAGACAAGGCCTTGGCTGAAACTGGAAAGGCGCTTCCTGATGATGCCGTTACTGCAATAAAGAATTCTGACGTCTGCCTAAAGGCACCTGTTGGCGAGAGTGCAGCTGATGTGATAGTGGTGTTGAGACGTATGCTTGATCTCTATGCAAACATTCGACCCTCAAAGTCATATCCTCACATGCCTGCATTGCGTGATGACATTGACATGGTGATTGTGCGAGAGAATACTGAGGATCTTTACATCGGAAAGGAGTTTAGCTTGGGTGATTCTGCAGTTGCACTGAGAGTAATTTCAGAAGCTGCATCCAAGAGAATTGCAAAATATGCGTTTGAATCTGCAACGCAGCGCAATAACATAAAAAAAGTGACATGCGTTCACAAGTCAAATGTAATGAGAGTGACTGACGGACTGTTTGCAAGAGCGTGCACTGAAGTCTCTTTGGATTACCCTGAAATTAAATTTGAAGAGATGTACGTTGATGCATGCGCGATGAATCTCATTCGTCAACCTGAAAAGTTTGATGTGGTGGTGACTACGAATCTGTTTGGTGACATCTTGTCTGATGAGTCCTCTCAGGTTGTAGGGGGATTGGGGATGGCGCCAGCTGCAAACATTGGGGATGACTTTGCATTGTTTGAGCCTGTGCACGGTGCTGCATTTGACATTGCAGGACAAAACATTGCAAATCCTTCGTCATTTTTACTGTCAATTAAGATGATGCTTGACTGGCTTGGAGGCAAATATGATGATTCTAAATGTATCGAGGTTGGCCAAAAATTAGAATCTACAATATTTGATCTGGTAAAGTCTGGTGTTAAAACCAAGGACATTGGAGGGGATGCGAGTACCGCAGAGTTTACCAAGCACATTACTGACAATCTCTAA
- a CDS encoding DNA polymerase, translated as MTFFPKSNKKSLLNIRVRKQNRNLNCVKQPREVIGVDTETDNGDIFLIADSDGNYLDLDDITFEKVAEFLLHHEGRWIFFYNLSYDADCILKLLPQEILKAYKWKKELHFVFGKYVIHYIDKKKLTIRKGNHSVNCYDIMQYYDRKSLVNAYKDSIKKPLDKSYLKIKKSRDVFTTYHYARNKRQIRNYCIYDCKLTKELSEYWISIFYDVFGFYLDNWISAGYLAEKVLINNEIDIPKFNEIQYEIQEIARNSFYGGRFELIQRGYIGECYLYDINSAYPFALTTMCDITNGKWFNSKKINSESTIGFFSIVAEIDDCVKISPFPFRKKNGTICYPRGKFQTFATLDELRTIQDDPKIKCTILDSWQFIPNKNCKKPFKKFIEEQYEKRLKLKQEKNPLEHPIKIILNSIYGKMAQRMNNVIGNLFNPVIAAYITGYTRAELYSFTKKYDLDKQVVAYATDSVACQTKIPNLDNKELGSMKLDNEGQDVIFLSNGFYRFNGTWKKRGIGYDNSRKQEIEHTDTIIDKDGNLCIMVQTTRTTHIKSGILYNKLSDVGKIEPYSKKINLNSDKKRNWFSELKSLNDKLNCDSATIPADIVSDLISKEEIDWFDEERYEPESQL; from the coding sequence ATGACCTTTTTTCCTAAATCAAATAAAAAATCTCTACTCAACATCAGAGTTAGAAAACAGAATAGAAATCTAAACTGTGTAAAGCAGCCTAGAGAAGTTATTGGAGTAGATACTGAAACAGACAATGGAGACATCTTTCTAATTGCAGACTCTGATGGAAATTATCTTGATCTTGATGATATTACTTTTGAAAAAGTTGCAGAGTTTTTGTTGCATCATGAAGGAAGATGGATTTTCTTTTACAATTTGAGTTATGATGCGGACTGCATACTGAAACTATTGCCTCAAGAAATTTTAAAAGCATACAAGTGGAAAAAAGAACTGCATTTCGTATTTGGTAAATACGTCATACACTACATTGACAAAAAGAAACTAACCATACGAAAGGGAAATCATTCTGTAAATTGTTATGACATAATGCAATACTATGACCGAAAGAGTTTGGTTAACGCATACAAAGATTCCATCAAAAAACCACTTGACAAATCATATCTTAAAATAAAAAAATCAAGGGATGTCTTTACAACATATCACTATGCCAGAAACAAAAGGCAGATCCGAAATTATTGCATTTATGACTGTAAATTAACTAAAGAACTCTCAGAATACTGGATTTCGATATTTTATGACGTATTTGGATTCTATCTCGATAATTGGATTAGCGCAGGATACTTGGCAGAAAAGGTGCTAATCAACAATGAGATAGACATTCCAAAGTTCAATGAAATACAGTATGAAATACAGGAAATAGCAAGAAATTCCTTCTATGGTGGACGGTTTGAGTTAATCCAACGTGGATACATTGGAGAGTGTTATCTATATGATATCAATTCGGCATATCCTTTTGCATTAACTACTATGTGTGACATAACTAATGGAAAGTGGTTTAATTCCAAAAAGATTAATTCTGAATCCACCATTGGATTCTTTTCAATCGTTGCAGAGATTGATGATTGTGTAAAGATTTCACCGTTTCCATTTAGAAAAAAGAATGGAACTATTTGCTATCCCCGTGGTAAATTCCAAACTTTTGCTACGTTAGATGAATTGAGAACTATACAAGACGATCCTAAAATCAAATGTACAATTTTAGACTCATGGCAATTCATTCCAAACAAGAACTGTAAAAAGCCATTCAAGAAATTCATTGAGGAGCAATATGAAAAGAGATTGAAATTAAAACAAGAGAAGAATCCGTTAGAGCATCCAATTAAGATTATTCTGAATTCAATTTATGGCAAAATGGCACAACGTATGAACAATGTAATTGGTAATCTGTTTAATCCTGTAATTGCAGCTTACATTACTGGCTATACAAGAGCAGAACTTTACAGTTTTACAAAGAAATATGATCTTGACAAACAAGTCGTAGCTTATGCAACTGATTCAGTCGCATGTCAAACAAAGATTCCAAATTTGGACAATAAAGAACTTGGAAGTATGAAACTAGACAATGAAGGACAGGATGTAATCTTTCTCTCAAATGGGTTCTATCGATTTAATGGAACTTGGAAGAAACGAGGAATTGGTTATGATAATTCAAGAAAGCAAGAGATTGAGCATACTGACACCATAATCGATAAGGATGGAAATCTGTGCATCATGGTACAAACTACTCGAACTACGCACATCAAGAGCGGCATATTGTACAATAAACTCAGTGATGTGGGTAAAATTGAACCATATTCAAAGAAAATCAATCTAAATTCGGATAAGAAGAGGAATTGGTTTTCAGAACTAAAGTCACTTAATGATAAGCTAAATTGTGATTCCGCTACAATTCCTGCAGACATTGTATCTGATTTGATTTCAAAAGAAGAGATCGATTGGTTTGATGAAGAAAGATATGAACCTGAAAGTCAATTATAG
- the cas1 gene encoding CRISPR-associated endonuclease Cas1 produces the protein MTLKGQKNHYSIKFLKGYGHSISVKNSKIILKNNQDPFSKPETEEWHVNKMPYSKIVCSGKGYISTEALALLSETNRHVILLDTYGKPVTYLNPIKESNTASKYRMGQYDTFRDESKRNYLARQITKAKIDSQIRFLESNDNSELSKGIEKLKKHRNEMSENILHTEAVTSRIYFGAYSKLIPKRFEFHSRNSPLRIKKDRASDVINGLLNYGYTVLGGEISKFVNGIGLDAYYGFSHRNHSSFQSLVYDLMEPFRWLVDYAVLRLVTQESRHRISKKQYSHTRDGNIVFEYDLIKTFLEMLERTFHNERPYQFSHGKQRPDGLLMCQEITIAKLTVQSLADYCCQNSNCFFEDNR, from the coding sequence TTGACTCTTAAAGGTCAAAAAAACCATTACAGCATAAAATTTCTCAAAGGGTACGGTCACTCCATATCCGTAAAAAATTCAAAAATCATCCTAAAAAATAATCAGGATCCTTTCTCAAAACCAGAAACAGAAGAATGGCATGTAAACAAGATGCCTTATTCCAAAATAGTTTGTTCTGGCAAAGGTTACATTAGTACCGAAGCACTGGCATTACTTTCAGAAACCAACAGACATGTAATTTTACTTGACACATATGGGAAACCCGTGACATATCTGAATCCAATCAAGGAATCAAACACTGCAAGTAAATACAGAATGGGTCAGTACGATACGTTCAGAGACGAATCAAAAAGGAACTATCTTGCAAGACAGATTACAAAGGCAAAGATAGATTCGCAGATCAGATTTTTAGAATCAAATGACAATTCTGAACTGTCAAAAGGAATTGAAAAACTAAAGAAGCATCGCAACGAGATGTCTGAGAATATACTGCATACAGAAGCAGTGACTAGCAGAATCTATTTTGGAGCGTACTCCAAACTGATTCCCAAACGATTTGAGTTTCATTCAAGAAATTCCCCATTGCGAATCAAAAAGGACAGGGCAAGTGACGTGATTAACGGACTGCTAAACTACGGGTACACAGTCCTAGGCGGGGAAATCTCAAAGTTTGTCAACGGGATTGGCCTTGATGCCTACTATGGCTTCTCACACAGGAATCATTCCAGTTTCCAATCATTGGTTTATGACCTGATGGAGCCATTTAGATGGCTTGTGGATTATGCTGTTTTGAGGCTGGTTACTCAAGAATCCAGGCACAGAATATCAAAAAAGCAGTATTCTCATACCAGAGATGGAAATATTGTGTTTGAGTATGACCTGATCAAAACATTTCTTGAGATGCTAGAACGTACTTTTCATAATGAAAGGCCTTATCAATTTAGTCATGGTAAGCAGCGTCCCGATGGTCTTTTGATGTGTCAGGAGATAACGATTGCAAAACTGACTGTACAATCCCTTGCAGACTATTGCTGTCAAAATTCCAATTGTTTTTTTGAAGATAACCGTTAG
- a CDS encoding AAA family ATPase: MELILMVGIAGSGKTTIAKRWFPKHVKISLDGMPKSNRKTEHDLIKQHLDDGDNVIVDDTNLTKTIRSAHIELAKKYRARITAIFLDLPMWKIQEQNSKREKQVPESALFKMRKQLETPMEIEGIDFIQTIK, translated from the coding sequence GTGGAATTAATCTTAATGGTGGGAATTGCAGGATCTGGTAAAACTACCATTGCTAAGAGATGGTTTCCAAAACATGTTAAAATTTCATTAGATGGCATGCCAAAATCTAATCGCAAAACTGAACATGATCTCATAAAACAACATTTGGATGACGGAGATAATGTGATAGTTGATGATACAAATCTCACAAAAACAATACGTTCTGCACATATAGAATTGGCTAAAAAATACCGTGCAAGAATTACGGCCATTTTTTTAGATTTGCCGATGTGGAAAATACAAGAACAAAATTCAAAACGAGAAAAACAGGTACCTGAATCCGCATTATTCAAGATGAGAAAACAACTGGAAACTCCAATGGAAATCGAAGGAATTGATTTTATTCAAACTATAAAATGA